Genomic segment of Psychrobacter sanguinis:
TGAATAATCAGTACAGACCACTTGCGGACTTAAAGGCTGCGGATCTCCCGTTAGCCAATAATGACCGATAAAGACTGGTTTTTGCGTCTTCAGCTGAAAGTCTAAATTTTCAACAACTATATCTTGTGGAATCTGCGCCAAATCTGAGTAGGGTGCTCGAGCAATATCGACAATGCGTTGACCTTGCAGCGAACCCTGCCACCATTTGACTCGCATACGGTGACGCACTGCCCCGTCTTTATCGGTGAAGCTTATACCCTCAGGTAATGGTATTTCTACGCCCTTGAGAACCCGTTCTAACGCCTCATATTCAAGCGAATGCTTTTGTCCAGTGCGTTGCAAAGCTTCCTCGGTAATACGGTTGTCTTCGGTTAGCATAGGCTTTAGTACCGCCATATTATCCACATCCCAACAGGCATGCACGAAACAAGCGTGTTCAGTTTCTATCCACAATGGCAACTCAGCAAATCGCTTTAGCCAGTAGTGATGTGCCTCCGAGCCAAAAGGCACTTCCTCCAAAAACGCTTGGTGCTGGCGATTATGGGTGTCATTATGACAACGTAAATAGAGGTTTTGGTTACAATTAGCTTGCTGCATCGCCGTTTTATCTAGCGTGGCGTATGCCAAAGCATTGTACTCATGGTTGCCCATCACTGCATCCGCTACCCCGGCATCTATCATGGCATAGACTATTTCAAGGGTCTGTAACTCTTGTGGTCCGCGATCAATTAAGTCACCGATAAATATCGCACGATTTCCTTCGGGAGGCTGATAGTAGTTAATATTTAACGTTTCATGCACACGTAACGTATAGCCTAACTTTTCGAGTAGACCTTCCAATTTATCGGCGTGACCATGAATGTCTCCAATTACGTCATAAATCATTGATGGATTCCCTTCAGATAAAGTGAGAGTGGTAGCTTGCAGTACTGAGTATGGCACAGGACACGGTTTGCTGTATTAAATCAGACAGAGGCGTTATACAAGATTTTGATTATTATAATAAAAAACAAAAAAACACCCGAAGGTGTTTTTTTGTTTTTTGACTTTACTAGTTACTATAAAAGCAAGTAGTTACTATAAAGAGCATAAATTACCATAAGCTTTTATAAAAAAGCATTAAGGGCAATTTAGGTTCTACGTGAAATAAAACCAATGATAAATAATACCACTGCAACTACTAAGAAGATGTAGACAAAGTCTTTACTTAAACCAGCCACACCACCAAAGCCTAGTAAACTTGCCACTAGAGCGATAACCGCAAAAATAATAGCCCATCTAAACATAATATCCTCCTTGTAAAACCGTTGTTAATTTTTATTAATCGGTTCAGTTATAAATTTTGAACGAGCTCTAAAACATGAATCAATAATAACCGAGATTAAAAACTAAAGCGTAAGTTATTGTTATACATTCAGTGTACTATTGTTGTGTTGTAGAGACATTTCGTCACATTACTATACATTACTCTAGGTATCACTTTGCAGACTGCCGCTGATCATAACCTATCCTCAGTTCAAAATAGCCCTATGACTAATGAGAGGCTCAATGAGCTATAGAGGGCTAGAGGGACAGTTAGCAATAAGAGCTGATTAAAGAACCAAAGGCGATTCAATAAATGATCAGTGAAGTTAGTGTAAGGAGAACTTGTACGATTAAATCAAATTTTCAAAAAAGTTAAGGACATATTATGGATTGGTCAAAATGGTTTGTGATGGACTGGCAAGAAGGGGTAGCTATCGCTATCACGGGTATCGTGCTTTGTTTTGGGTTAATATTATTCACTCGATTAATGGGTTTGCGTAGTTTTGCAAAATTAACCAGTTACGACTTTGCAATGACGGTCGCTGTGGGCAGTATTTTGGCATCAACGGTGTTATCAAAGTCACCTTCGCTAAGCAAAGGCCTGTTGGCAATAGCGGTATTATTCATACTACAAGGCAGCGTCTCCTTTCTGTGCCGTAAAGTTAAACCCTTCAAAAAAGCGGTGGATAATGAGCCGATCGTATTAATGGCGCATGGCGAATACTATTGGGATAATATCGCTGAGGCGAGTCTATCAAAACATGACATTGGCACAGTCCTACGCAAAAATGGCATTAAATCCAAAAGCCAAGTATTTGCGCTAGTAATGGAAACCACGGGTGATATGAGCGTGAGTAAACAAGACGATACCATACCGGATATCGATTTATTTGAAGATATTAGAGAGTGTGAGCATTTAATTAATAATGCTAAACTTAAATAGTCCGAAGGCCGAGCAATAAGCTGTTTGTGCCGATTACAGCAGAATTATAGACCATGAATAAATCATTAAAATCACGCTTAATGGCGCCATTAGTAGAGCCTTATGCCCGTTATCTTCATGCAGACGTATTACATGCGATGCGACTTGGTACCGCGGTGGTTACTTCACTGCTTATTAGCAAATGGAGCGGAATGCCTCATTCGGAGTGGTCGACCATTACCGTATTTATCATTTTAGGGTTGTTACAGTATCAAGGCGCCATTTATACCAAAGCCAAAGAGCGGATAATCGGTACCTTGTTGGGTCTTGTTGTGGGCTTATTATTATTGTGGATAAGCCATCATTTGTTAAATCTGTTTGGTGTGGCGTGGATATATTATCTAATAGTAGGACTTATAAGCTCGGTTATCGGCTATTACTCGATTAAAAAACTGGGCTATATTGGTCTGCTAACCGGCATTACGATGTGCATGATTATCGCCAGTGATGACAGTGTCGGACCCGATGGGCTGGCACGGGGTCTAAATGTATTAATAGGGACGTTGATTGCGGTAGCGGCCACGTTAATTGTGCCCTTGAAGTCGACGCTAATGTGGCGTTTTTTGTTGGCCAATAATTTAGAAGCGTGTGCCAATATGTACGATGGGGTAGAGGCGTATATCTCTGACCCGAAGCTAGACAATCGGTTTGCTGAGTCGGAAGCGGGCTCACCGGCCATTGGGGTTAATAAGGACAGTGCTAATTTCAATCATAATGCCTTTCAATCCGGCTCTGACTCGTCGCAAGTGCAAGCCCAGCATGTGCATTTAGATTTGGGGGCTACCACAGCGGCGACCAATGAAATAGGTACACATACCTCTGCAGCCACCTATGTTAATACTGATATGGTGGCACAATTCAAAGAAATTAATAAGCGGCTATTGCGGGTGCGGGGGCATATTGCTGCCACTGCTAGAGAATCTGGTATAGAAGTGGCTACCTTAGATATGATTCAGCGCACACATCGCAATATTATAGGCACTATTGACTTACTGTTGAGTGCCGCGCCTAAGCTGGCACACAGTCCGATAGATGAAGAAAATAGAATTCTAGTCGACCATTATCACCGTGAGTTGACTCAAGGTATGAGACATATTGCCGCTGTGCTAAGAAGTCCAAGCGATGAAATGTTTCGACCCATTACCCGTATTCAAGTATCCGATTATCCCAGCGTGCATACACTTCCCTTTGAATGGCAAGGTTATTTTTGGTTAACTCAAACGTTGCAAGGCCAATTACAAAGCTTAAGTGACTTACTTCAAGACAGTAAAGCTCAGTGGTATAAAGGTTCAGGACTTCGTTATCAACGTCAAGAACAACGACGTATGCATGCCCATGGCGGCGAAAGCGATTTAGATGTTTAACGCTGATTGTTAGCCATAACAATCAGCCATAAGACGTGAGCCGTCCGCCGTCAGTTAGGAGGAAAGGTGTAGAGACAGCGAAAGTAAATTGAAGGGGCAATAACGATGAATTATTTTGAAGACAAACAACGAAGAATAAATCAGTTTGTGGCAGAAGCAAATCTGATCCTAGGAGAAAATCCACTGTGTTATACCGGTAACTTCATTACCGGACAACCCACGCATCCCGATATGCTATTTGTCAGTATCAATCCTGGTCATAGTAACCGAGAAGATTGGGGCGACATCGAGGCACGCCGTGCTCAAGCAGTGGTGAAAGAATTTGAAATCACCGAGTGTAAGTATATTGATGATGTAAAGCGGGGCAGCCGTTATGCTAATCGCATCGTTGATGTAATTTGTGGCGGTGATATTAATCGTCTTAAGAACTGTGCTGAGACTAGCTTTGTGTCCTATTTTGCCGCGCCCAAAGAGGAAGTGCTTCAAGCACAGTTATTGGCGTTACCCGCTGAGATGCAAGCAGAGCATCAAGCCCTGACCCAACTTGATATCGAGCAGATTCAGCCGAAACATATTATTTGTATGGGTTGGCGCTCCTTTGCCCGATTTTTAGATCAATACGGTGAAGGTCAGGAGATAACGCTAAGACAACTGCCACTGATGGGAAAGATGGAAACCTATTATGCCTATACTGAAGTGGCGGGCGTGCCAGTACATGGTTTACGACATTTATGCACTAAGCTAACCCTCGAAATGAGAGCCAATTTAGAAGCGATTTTCAATGAGGTTTGGCATCACTTATAGCCACTATCAAAGCCAAACTGTTCATAATAAGTGCTCTGGCAGGCTATCGTCCCTATAAACTAGCCGTTTTTAAATTAATGATTTTAAATTGCTGGTCTTAAAATGCTGGTTTAAAACTGAGGCCCATACAAACTGTCTGTATTACAAATGATATACCCAGTTAGCAGTTGTTTTTCCTAATAATAATATTATATTAATACTACACATTAAAACCATTTTATTTAGAATTGTTAATTAATAATTCTTTTTAGATGGGTGCTATTATATAAAGGAGAGTACTTTGGAAAAAACAGCTGATTTTACTAATGACTACTGTCAAACCCCGTCATCCCGAGACTCGTTTGCAGTCAGATTGGCTTTTTTTATTAGAGAAGTTACCGCCTAATCAATGGTATTCCTCAGATTACGCTTACAAGACTTCTGGCTGGCTAAATGTACATACCAATATTCGTAAGCGTCAGCGTATTTTGAGACAGCTTAGTGAAGAGTACTTGATGGGAGCTTTAAATTGGGATAATTATCGATCTCAGGTTTTACAGCGCATTGGCACCCATGTACTAAAGCTACATCAGCATCACAGCGTGGAAGACCATGGATTTTTCCCAGAGTTCGTTAGCTCCTATCCTCAGTTAAAAACGGGGTTTGAGATACTGGAGCGAGATCATGTTAGGCTGGATGCCTTATTGGATGAGTTACAAAGCTTAAATGATGAGTTAGCAAAAGCGCAGCAGGAAGATAAAGCATTGGCCGACCGTCTGCATGCCAATCTAATTACGGGTAGCGATTTTTTATCGCAGCATCTAACCGATGAAGAGGATTTGGTGGTGCCTATATTGGCGTTACGTTAATGATGACGGTACGCCAATATAAGATCTAATATTTATGCTACAGAAACTCTACTTTGGCACCTTCCTCAATCGTGCCATACAGCCCCAGTGCATCCCAGTTGGTTAAGCGCACACAACCGGAAGAGTTTTGACGACTGATTCTTTCTGGATTGGGTGAGCCATGAATACCATAGCTACGCTTATTAATACCGATCCAAACACGTCCTACTGGGTTGTTTGGACCGGGGGGTAAAGCAGTTTTTGGGTTCTTAAAGTCTTTGTTATAGGTGGGATCTTTAATGCGACTCAACACCTTATACTCGCCATTAGGTGAAGGTTTATAGACGCTGCCCATCGTGGTCGGATAGCTGGCCACAAGCGTATCATTTTCATCATACGCATAAAGCAGGTTTTTACTCTTCACAGCGACCACTCGGTGTACAGGGATAGCATTGGGCTGATAGGGATTATAAACCACAATAGTATTGCCCGCTTCAAAGGAAGTATCGGCATTTAGTCTAAGCAACAGTCCTTGGCTCATATGAAACTTCTCAGCGACCGCTTCAAGCACGCTTTCAAACTGCTGCCCTTTAGGATTAGAGATTAGAGTCACGTCCTCATCAGTCAACGTGTAATTAACCAAGACAGGTTGTTCATTAATAGTACTGTCTTCGGTCAATTTGTTCCAAGTTTCAGAATCAATATCGCCGGTGACTTGCAGTCCATTCTTTTCTTGAAAGACTTGTAATGCTTTGACGACGTTTTCTCCAAATCGTCCATCTACCGCCCCCACAGAGTGATGATTGTAGGTAAGTAGCGCTTGGATTTTTAGTATTAAGTTTTCATCAAGTGGCGCTTCAGGTGTCCACATTGCCTGGTTAACTTCCTGCGCTTTTGGTGGCAAGTCTGTTATGTCGTAAGGCAACTCGGGTAAGGCTTTGGCCAGACGCTGCTGTGAGTCCGTGGTGCCAATAAATTGCTGGCTGACATTCGGCTGTAGTTGTTTTACCGGTTCAGCAGGTGCTTCTATTTCGGTTTGCGTCTCCGTAGACGCTTCAGGGGTTAATACACTTAATAGGTCATTCTTAAACTGTTCAACAGAGTCTGAATTAACACCTTGTGTCTCGCTATTAGAGGGAGAGCAAGCAGTGAGAGTCAATGATGTCATTAAAGCTGAAACTATCAAAACACGGTTTGGCAAGCGTTTACCTAACGGTAACTGCCTCAAAGTAGAAGGCATAAACAACATTAATTTTCTCACTTCAAGATTTATAAGGGCATGGTTATTTATCAGATAGGCAGAGTAATATTACTCTGCCACCTCAATGTCACTCACATTTTGGAAGCCACGGGGTAGTTGACCACCACGGTTGCCACGCTTACCAGTATAGTTGGCTAAGTCCATTGGCTTCAAGGTCACATGACGTTTACCCGCAGTAACGGTCAAGCTGTCACTATGATGTATCGGAGTGACGGCAATTACTTGTTCACCGTCTTTAAGGTTAATCAGCTTATTGCCTTTACCACGCTGTTGTTCTGGTAATTCATCAATATCAAATATCAATAAATAGCCTGCTGAAGTGACCACAGCGATTTGGTCTTGCGCTTGTGCTTCACTGCCAGTATCTTCATCTGATATGGGTTTGGCATCAATATAAGCCACTTTAAGCAGTTTGGCATCTTGGTCAAAGTTAATGACGTTTTTACCTGCTTTTTGATTGGTTTCTAAGTTGCCTAGGGTATTAATAAAGCCATAGCCTTGTGAGCTGGCCAAAATAATACGTTGTTCGTCTTCCCCGGCAAGCAGTTGCTCAAAACTGGCGCCAGAGGCAGGTTTTAATACACTGGTCAGTGGGTCACCTTGTCCACGGGCAGAAGCTAAGGTGTGGGCATCAATGTTATAGCTGCGACCGGTACTGTCCATAATGTAAATCTTCTCATTGGATTTACTGCGTATATGGGCCTGATAGCTGTCACCTGAGCGGTAACTCATGCCTGCTGCATCGACATCATGACCTTTGGCAGCACGAATCCAGCCCGCTTTTGATAGGATAGCGGTAATGGGTTCACTAGGCACTAAGTCAGACTCTTTTAGGGCAGTGGCTTCATTACGTTCTACCACAGGTGAAACACGGTTGTTGCCATGTTCTTTCATGTCTGCCTCTAACTCTTCAATCATCAAGTTAGTCAGGCTTTCAGGATTATCGAGTAATTCTTGAATAATGGCACGCTCAGCCTCTAGCTCGTCTTTTTCGGTACGTAGCTCAATTTCTTGTAGACGGGCTAATTGACGTAAACGAATGTCTAAAATGGCATTGGCTTGCACTTCGCTCAGATCATAGCGATTCATCAACTCTGTTTTTGGATCGTCTTCTTCACGAATAATGCGAATGACCTCATCAATATGGAGGTAGGCAATTAATAAACCTGCCAATATATGTAGGCGTTTGTCAATTTTGTCCAGACGGAATAGTAAGCGACGGGTCACCACTTGACGGCGGCTAACTAGCCATTCTTCTAAGATTTCTTTTAAGTTTTTGACCTGAGGCTTACCATTAAGCCCAATCATGTTCATGTTGACCCGATAACTGGTCTCAAGGTCGGTGCTGGCAAACAAATGGCTCATTACTCGGTCTACATCTACTCGCGTAGAACGCAGCTCTAACACGATGCGACACGCATTTTCATGGTCTGACTCATCATGAATATCCACTACCCAAGGCAGTTTCTTTTCAATCATTAGCTTGGCGATTTGTTCTTGGATTTTGTTGCCAGAAACTTGATAAGGAAGTGCATCGATAATAACTAGGTTCTTTTCTTGCTTATCGACATGATAAACAGCGCGCATTTTATAGCTGCCACGACCTGACTCATACATTGCCTGTAGGTCTTTTTTGGAGGTGATAATTTCCGCAGGAGTGGGCAGATCTGGGGCTGGTATCGACTGGGTAAGCTGTTTGACCGATAGTTCAGGATTTTTTAACAGACGTACGGCGGCACGCACCACTTCATTTAGGTTATGCGGCGGAATATCGGTGGCCATACCAACTGCAATACCGGTGGTACCATTTAATAAAATATTGGGCAGGCGTGCCGGTAGAGTCACTGGCTCTTGCATTGAGCCATCAAAGTTATCTTGCCAATCTACTGTACCTTGAGCTAATTCTGCCAATAACGTATTGGCATAAGCTGACATCTTGGCTTCGGTATAGCGCATGGCGGCAAAAGATTTAGGGTCATCGGGGCTACCCCAGTTACCTTGCCCAGTAATTAGTGGATAACGGTAGCTAAAAGGCTGAGCCATCAATACCATGGCTTCATAACAGGCTGTGTCACCGTGAGGATGATATTTACCTAAAACATCACCGACAGTACGTGCAGACTTTTTAGGCTTAGTAGTCGACTTAAGACCCAGTTCGCTCATGGCATAAATAATTCGGCGCTGTACCGGCTTTAGGCCATCGGCAATATGCGGTAGGGCACGGTCCATGATGACATACATGGCGTAGTTCAGATAAGCCTGTTCGGTAAATTCAGCGACAGAACGGGTATCCATTGCTTCAGTAGGTATGACAGTAGCGCTAGGTGGGATATTAGAAATATCAGACATAATCGGTAATTTTGCCTTATTTTATATAAAAAGTTATTTAGTCATTATAACAGTAGGGTCAATCTAACCACTATAGAGTTAGCGTATCGTATAAGGATATCGTATAGGATATTGGGTGATTAAAAAAGGTAGGAAAGGTTCTATGCGTCAACTGATGACGCCAGATATTGTATTTTAGAGAGCCTCAATTTTATAAGCTTTTTAATTGAAAGTCTCTTGATTTTAAAGGGATACTTAAGCACAGTATAGTTCAGCCGTTATCAATCAGGGCAATCGCACTACAAATCGATTTTAGCTACATTTTAATTAATTATTGACCTTTTACAGATGTTATCACCAATTTTCGGTCGCAAATAATAAAAATACGAGATACATAAAAATATTTTAGTTATAGTTTCTAACTATTTAACACATTTTATTTAGATAGCCTAATTTAAAGCGGCTATTTTCTATAGTGCGATTGCCCTGCGTTATCAATATATTAGTTGTCATTTATAAGATAAATAGTGTATTTTAGATAACAAATTAACATAAGATGCCGTTTAATTGTTCTTTAACAATGAAATGTGCCATTACATCATACAGTTTAAGCAAATTAAGCATAGCTTTAGGAGTACCATAGATTATGGACAATCAAACCACTCAATTTCGTCGCAATGAAAAACCCTGGTTAAAAACTTACGAAAAGTTTGGCATGCAATACGATATTGAAATGCCACCAGCCAATACCTCTTTAATTGAAATCTTTGAAGAAAGCTTTGTTAAGTATAATGGCAGAATTTCCTTTGTCTGTATGAATCAAGAGCTATCATTTGATGATTTAGATACCTACAGCAAAAATATCGCCGCTTACTTACAGTCACGGGGCCTAAAAAAAGGCGATAAAGTGGCAGTAATGATGCCCAACATTCTACAATCTCCAGTTTGTATCCTAGGCGTTATCCGTGCCGGTTTCGTTTTGGTGAACGTCAATCCTCTCTATACCACTCATGAGCTTGAACATCAGCTAAAAGATTCAGATACCAAGGCCCTTATTCTCCTAGAAAACTTTGCCAAAACTTATGCTGATATTGCTAGCAAGACCGTGGATCATGTGGTCGTTGCGTCTATGGGCGACCTAATGAGTCCGGTAAAAGGCTTTATCGTGAACACTGTGGTTCGCCATGTTAAGAAAATGGTACCTGCTTACAATATTCCAGGCAGCGTTAACTTTAAAAAAGCGATGAAAGTTGGGGCTAAAAAGAAATATAAACGTCCTACCGATATTGGTTTAGAAGATGTGGCGGTGCTGCAATATACTGGGGGTACCACAGGGGTTGCTAAAGGGGCAATGTTAACTCATGGCAATTTAATTGCTAACCTGATTCAAGCCGATACTTATATCGGCGATGCTTTTGACAAGTATGAGGAATTAAATGAGCAGCCGGTTATTATGACCGCTTTACCGCTATATCATATTTTCTCATTTACGGTTTGCTGTATGTACGGATTGCGCAAAGGGGGTATTAACTCATTGGTGCCCAACCCACGTGATGGCAAAAGCTTGCTTAAAGCTTATAAAGATTATCCACCGGCCTTCTTCCCAGCAGTTAATACTTTGTTTAACGGCCTAATTAATAATGAAGATTTCCGATCACTAGATCATAGTAAGCTTGAGATGTCTATGGGCGGGGGTATGGCTGTACTAACAGACACCGCTAGGAAGTGGAAAGAAGGGACGGGCAACGTTATCGTTCAAGGTTATGGTTTATCAGAGACCTCGCCAGTTGCTTCAGCCAACCCTATGGGTCTAGATGAGTTTCCTGGTAATATTGGGGTGCCATTCCCAGCGACAGATATGGCCGTTCTAGATGAAGAAGGCAACGAAGTTGCTATTGGTGAACGCGGTGAGATTAGCGTGCGCGGCCCTCAGGTGATGAAGGGCTATTGGAAACGTCCAGAGGCAACGGCTGAAGTTATGACCCCAGATGGTTACTTCCGTACCGGTGATATCGGAGTAATGGACGAAGAGGGCTACTTCAAGATTGTTGACCGCAAAAAAGACATGATTATCGTCTCAGGTTTCAACGTCTATCCAAACGAAGTAGAAGACGTCATGTCACATCATCCCAAAATCTTAGAGTGTGGGGTAATTGGGGTTGAAAGTGATAAGAGCGGCGAAGTGCCGAAGATCTTTATCGTGGCTAATGACCCAAGCTTGACTGAGCAAGAAGTTCTAGATTATGCCAAACAGAATCTAACCGGCTATAAACGTCCGCGTTTTGTTGAATTTGTTGATGAGTTACCCAAATCAAACGTAGGTAAGATTTTACGTAAGGATTTACGTGCTATTGAAGAAGCAAAGAATAAAGCCTAGTTTTAGTACAAAATAACTTAAAATATCATACTTTATGTTTGGGTAGTTACCGAGTACAATAAAAACTCAATGGGATTAATTAAAAAAGATACGAGCAATTGGCGTGTCCTTTTTTTATGTGAAAAAAAGAAGAAAATGGATTTGTTATACAGGCTTAACAAGCTTACATAAGCAATCTCCGCTATTTACAAATGCCAAAAACATAAATGTAGGGTTGATGGTTATAACAAAGTGGTTATAAAAAAAGTACTATAAACCGTAATCACCTTACATTTTTACTCAATTTTATTGTCATAACTCTTTATTAGATAAAGGGTTGTTTTTAATAATACATTTATTAAATAATTATATAGGTAACGAAATGACAACAGCATCTAATCCTACCAATCAAAACGACATAAGTGAACTTCACGGTATTTTCCCGACCTATCCTGACATTCCTAGTGACCGCCCTTGGCTCGAGTCGTATGAACGTTATGGATTAGCTTCTTCGATTGAAAAGCCTGCGGATGATACCTCTTTATTGGAAGTATTTGAACGCAACTTCGCCCGTTATGGCAATCGTGATGCTTACATCTGTATGGGTGCTAAGCTGACTTATCGTGAGTTAGACAATCGTAGTCGTCAAATCGCTGCTTACCTACAGTCTTTAGGGCTTAAAGTGGGCGATAAAGTAGCGGTTATGATGCCTAATATTTTGCAATATCCTATCGTTTCGTTGGGTATTTTGCGTGCCGGCATGATTTTGGTCAACGTCAACCCGCTATATACCAGTCGTGAACTTGAACATCAAATGCTTGACAGTGGGGCTAAGGCGATATTTATCGTTGAGAACTTCGCTAAGACTTTTGAAGACGTGAAAGACAAAGGTGATATCGAACACGTAGTCGTCTGTAGTTTAGGCGATATGCTTGGTACGGTAAAAGGCCTAGTGGTTAATACTGTGGTACGCCATATCAAAAAAATAGTACCAAGCTACTCGTTACCAAACAGCGTTAAGTTTAAAAAAGCTTTGGACTCAGTGTCAGCACATCAGTATAAGCGTCCTGAGTTGGACCAAAGTTATGTGGCGTTATTACAATATACTGGCGGTACCACAGGGGTGGCCAAAGGAGCCATGCTGACCCACGGTAACCTTACTGCCAATATGTTACAGATTGACACGGTTATGAGAGCTGCTTTTGGAGACACCAATGGTGGTGAGGTTCTGTTAGCTGCCCTGCCTTTATACCATGTGTTCTCATTTATGGTATGTGGTATGTACTCTATGCATGCAGGCTATACGGCGCTACTTATTCCTAACCCACGCGACTTAGAGGGTTTGATTAAGGATCTAGACAAATACAAGCCGGCTTATATTCCTGCTGTAAATACCTTGTTCAATGGATTGGTCCACAATGAGAAGTTTAAAAAATTGGATTTCTCTAATCTAAAAGCATCTATTGGTGGCGGTATGTCAGTACTACCCAGTGTGGCTAAAGAATGGCATGACATTACCGGATTGCCTATTGTAGAGGGTTATGGTCTATCTGAGACTTCACCTGTGGTGAGCTTTAACCCAATGAATATCTCTGAGTTTACAGCTAAGATTGGGGTACCTGCACCAGGCACCGATATCATCTTAATTGATGATGAAGGCAAT
This window contains:
- a CDS encoding metallophosphoesterase; translation: MIYDVIGDIHGHADKLEGLLEKLGYTLRVHETLNINYYQPPEGNRAIFIGDLIDRGPQELQTLEIVYAMIDAGVADAVMGNHEYNALAYATLDKTAMQQANCNQNLYLRCHNDTHNRQHQAFLEEVPFGSEAHHYWLKRFAELPLWIETEHACFVHACWDVDNMAVLKPMLTEDNRITEEALQRTGQKHSLEYEALERVLKGVEIPLPEGISFTDKDGAVRHRMRVKWWQGSLQGQRIVDIARAPYSDLAQIPQDIVVENLDFQLKTQKPVFIGHYWLTGDPQPLSPQVVCTDYSAAGTGHLTAYRFDSNKPLPLSTDNFVQYIAS
- a CDS encoding DUF421 domain-containing protein yields the protein MDWSKWFVMDWQEGVAIAITGIVLCFGLILFTRLMGLRSFAKLTSYDFAMTVAVGSILASTVLSKSPSLSKGLLAIAVLFILQGSVSFLCRKVKPFKKAVDNEPIVLMAHGEYYWDNIAEASLSKHDIGTVLRKNGIKSKSQVFALVMETTGDMSVSKQDDTIPDIDLFEDIRECEHLINNAKLK
- the parC gene encoding DNA topoisomerase IV subunit A, with the protein product MSDISNIPPSATVIPTEAMDTRSVAEFTEQAYLNYAMYVIMDRALPHIADGLKPVQRRIIYAMSELGLKSTTKPKKSARTVGDVLGKYHPHGDTACYEAMVLMAQPFSYRYPLITGQGNWGSPDDPKSFAAMRYTEAKMSAYANTLLAELAQGTVDWQDNFDGSMQEPVTLPARLPNILLNGTTGIAVGMATDIPPHNLNEVVRAAVRLLKNPELSVKQLTQSIPAPDLPTPAEIITSKKDLQAMYESGRGSYKMRAVYHVDKQEKNLVIIDALPYQVSGNKIQEQIAKLMIEKKLPWVVDIHDESDHENACRIVLELRSTRVDVDRVMSHLFASTDLETSYRVNMNMIGLNGKPQVKNLKEILEEWLVSRRQVVTRRLLFRLDKIDKRLHILAGLLIAYLHIDEVIRIIREEDDPKTELMNRYDLSEVQANAILDIRLRQLARLQEIELRTEKDELEAERAIIQELLDNPESLTNLMIEELEADMKEHGNNRVSPVVERNEATALKESDLVPSEPITAILSKAGWIRAAKGHDVDAAGMSYRSGDSYQAHIRSKSNEKIYIMDSTGRSYNIDAHTLASARGQGDPLTSVLKPASGASFEQLLAGEDEQRIILASSQGYGFINTLGNLETNQKAGKNVINFDQDAKLLKVAYIDAKPISDEDTGSEAQAQDQIAVVTSAGYLLIFDIDELPEQQRGKGNKLINLKDGEQVIAVTPIHHSDSLTVTAGKRHVTLKPMDLANYTGKRGNRGGQLPRGFQNVSDIEVAE
- a CDS encoding FUSC family protein; its protein translation is MNKSLKSRLMAPLVEPYARYLHADVLHAMRLGTAVVTSLLISKWSGMPHSEWSTITVFIILGLLQYQGAIYTKAKERIIGTLLGLVVGLLLLWISHHLLNLFGVAWIYYLIVGLISSVIGYYSIKKLGYIGLLTGITMCMIIASDDSVGPDGLARGLNVLIGTLIAVAATLIVPLKSTLMWRFLLANNLEACANMYDGVEAYISDPKLDNRFAESEAGSPAIGVNKDSANFNHNAFQSGSDSSQVQAQHVHLDLGATTAATNEIGTHTSAATYVNTDMVAQFKEINKRLLRVRGHIAATARESGIEVATLDMIQRTHRNIIGTIDLLLSAAPKLAHSPIDEENRILVDHYHRELTQGMRHIAAVLRSPSDEMFRPITRIQVSDYPSVHTLPFEWQGYFWLTQTLQGQLQSLSDLLQDSKAQWYKGSGLRYQRQEQRRMHAHGGESDLDV
- a CDS encoding hemerythrin domain-containing protein, translating into MTTVKPRHPETRLQSDWLFLLEKLPPNQWYSSDYAYKTSGWLNVHTNIRKRQRILRQLSEEYLMGALNWDNYRSQVLQRIGTHVLKLHQHHSVEDHGFFPEFVSSYPQLKTGFEILERDHVRLDALLDELQSLNDELAKAQQEDKALADRLHANLITGSDFLSQHLTDEEDLVVPILALR
- a CDS encoding L,D-transpeptidase family protein; translation: MLFMPSTLRQLPLGKRLPNRVLIVSALMTSLTLTACSPSNSETQGVNSDSVEQFKNDLLSVLTPEASTETQTEIEAPAEPVKQLQPNVSQQFIGTTDSQQRLAKALPELPYDITDLPPKAQEVNQAMWTPEAPLDENLILKIQALLTYNHHSVGAVDGRFGENVVKALQVFQEKNGLQVTGDIDSETWNKLTEDSTINEQPVLVNYTLTDEDVTLISNPKGQQFESVLEAVAEKFHMSQGLLLRLNADTSFEAGNTIVVYNPYQPNAIPVHRVVAVKSKNLLYAYDENDTLVASYPTTMGSVYKPSPNGEYKVLSRIKDPTYNKDFKNPKTALPPGPNNPVGRVWIGINKRSYGIHGSPNPERISRQNSSGCVRLTNWDALGLYGTIEEGAKVEFL
- a CDS encoding DUF1328 domain-containing protein, with the translated sequence MFRWAIIFAVIALVASLLGFGGVAGLSKDFVYIFLVVAVVLFIIGFISRRT